Below is a genomic region from Actinoallomurus bryophytorum.
CTTGGCCACCACGCCGACGGCGCGCTTGGCCTGGAAGACCAGGCCGGGCAGCGAAAGACAGCCCTCGTCGCCCTCCTCCTCGTCGTCGGACAGCTTCAGGGTGGGGTTGACGACGTGGCCCAGAACGTCGTCGACGTAGTAGGTGAACACTCGCAGACCCACGCCGAGCTGCGGTGCGGCGAGACCGACACCGGGAGCTTCGAGCATCGTGTCGGACAGGTCCTTGACGAGCGCGCGTAGCTCCTTGTCGAAGTCCTTCACCGGATCGGCCGGTGTGCGCAGCACCGGGTCACCGAAGAGACGGATGGGCTTGACGGCCACGTACGGCTCCGTTCACGACTCGTATTGGGCGAGACCAGTCTACGGTTCAGATCAGCTCGAGCGGGTCGACACGGACGCGCACCACGTCGGCGGTCTTGCGGGTGCTCCGGGCTGCCTGGGCGGTCTTGAGGAGCCGTGACAGCGCGACGCCGCGGGCACGCTCGACCCGTACGAGCGCGCGTTCCTGGCCCTCGCCCACCTCGACCGGCCCGAGCACCTCGGCGTCCTGGGGCAGGCCGGCGGCGTCGACGAGCTCGCGGACCGACTGCGGGGCGCCGGTGAGGGAGGCCATCCGCACGGCCGGCGGGAAGCCGAGATCGCGGCGTTCGGCCAGTTCACGCTCGGCGTACGTGACCGGGTCCCAGCGGATCAGCGCCTGGACGGTGGTCAGGGAGCCGTCGGCGAGCACGATGACCGGGCCGCGCGGGCGTACGAGGGCGGAGGCGTTCATCCAGCGGCGGAGCGCCTCCTCGCCGGCGCGAAGGTCGGCGCGCCCGAGGAGGACCCATCCGTCCAGCAGCAGCGCGGCCGCGTACCCGCCTTCGGCCACCGGCTCGGCACCGGGCGTGGCGACGACCAGCGCGGGCTCGCCGGTCACCCCGTCGAGAACGCCGTCCCGCCCCGACGTACGGATCGGAACCCCGGGGAAGGCCCGGCCGAGCTCCTCGGCGGTACGCCGGGCACCGACGACGACGGCCCTCACCTGACGGCCGCCGCACTCGGGGCAGGTCCACGCGCCGGCGATCCGCCCGCACCACCGGCAGTACGGCGCCGCGTGCGAGGACCTCAGCGACAGGGGCCCTTCGCACTCGGTGCAGCGCGCGGGCCCGCGGCAGCGGGAGCAGGCCAGCGCCGGGACGTATCCGCGGCGTGGCACCTGTACGAGCACGGGGCCGTGCTCGAGTCCTTGCCGCGCGGTGCGGAACGCCAGGTGCGGAAGGCGCGCGCTGCGGGCCGCCTCGTCACGTGCGAGGTCGGCGTCGTCGCCGGAGGGCCGGATGTAGGGCATGGAGGCGCGCAGCCGTTCGCGGTCGGGAACGAGCGGATGCGCCCAGCCGGCCGCGAGAAGCTGCGTGGCGTCGGTGGTGCGCGTGAACCCGCCGATGAGCGCGCCCGCCCCGGCACGGTGCGCGCGCAGCGCGAGCACCTCACGGGCGTGCGGGTAGGGCGCGTGCTGCTCGGCGTGCACGTCGTCCCCGTCGTCCCACAGGACGACGAGGCCGAGATCGCGCACGGGAGCGAAGATGGCGGCCCGCGTACCCACGACGGTCCGCACCCGCCCTCGGCGTACGGCGAGCCAGCGGCGGTAGCGCTCGGCCGGCCCGAGCTCCGCGGTGAGCGCGACGTGCCGGCCCTCGCCGAGCTCACGCGTCAGCGCGGCGTCGACGCGGGCCACGTCACGGCCGTCGGCCACGACGATCAGCACGCCGCGGCCACCGGCCAGCGTCGCCTTCGCCGCGCGGGCGATCGCCGAGGTCCAGTCGGCCCCGGGCAGCGCGTTCCAGACGGCCCGCGGCCCGCGCCCGGCCTCGACGGCGTCGAGGAACGACGGCCCCGCCGGATACGCCGCCCACGGGCCGGGCTCGACGCCCGCCGATGTCCGCGAGGCGTCCCTGCCCGCGGACGCGCCGCCGGCCACCGGCCGTCCCTCGTCCGCCGGCATCGGCCGCTCCGAGGACGGCACCAGGCGCGGCGGCTCCCCCACCGCTGACGGGCCGGGGGCGGTCGCGCCGGCTGCTTCGCCCGGCCGATCGCGGGACGTGTTCCGCCCCGCGGATCCGGGCCGCTCCTCGCTCGCCCGCAGCGGCCGCTCCGAGGACGGCACCAAGCGTGGCGGCGCCTCGACCACCGGCGAGCCAGGCGCCGTCACGCCGGCTCCGTCACTCCGCCGGCCCCGAGAGGCACCCCGCCCCGCAGACCCGGGCCGCTCCTCGCCCGCCCGCAACGGCAGCTCCGACGCGCCCGGGGCCGTCATACCGGCTACTTCACCCGGCCGCTCGCGAGACGTGTCCCGCCCCGCAGGCCCCGCTTGCTCCTCGCCCGGCCGCTCCTCGGACGGCTCCGGGCGCGGCGCCTCCTCCACCACCGACGCGTCAGGGGCCGTCGCGTCGCCCTCTTCGGCCGGTCGGCCGTGCTCACCTTCGGTTTCGGGGCCCGCCGGGTGGGCGGCAGGGTGCCCGGGGTTCGGGATAGCGCCGCCGACACCGGTTTCTTCGCCTTCGCCGGCGACGGCACGCGCGGCGCCGGCCGGTGCCACCGCCTCGGTTCCTCGCCCAGGTGGCTCGCCCTCGGAGGGGACGCCGGCACCTGGCGCCGATGTTACGGCACTCGTCACATCCGTCCCGGCCGCACCGGCCGCACCAGCAGTAGCGGCAGCGGCGTACCCCGGCGGCTCTTCCTCGGTGCTGGGCGGAGGCGCGGCCTGTCCTTCATCCGCCTCGCCGACAGGTGCCGCACCGTCCGGGGACTCGTCGGCGTCCTCGGCCTCGACGCGAGCGTGCCTGGGGGGGATGGCGAGGCGGAGTACGTCGGCGAGGGTTCCCGCGTAGCGGTCGGCGATCTCCCGGGCGAGGGCGGCGATCTCCGGCGCGAGGACCGGCTCCGGCGAGGTGACCCGTTCCAGGTAGGCGAGCCTGCCCTCGTGGTCGCTCTTCTCGACGCGGTCGAGCAGGAAGCCGTCCACGAGCTGGCCGGCGAACCTCACCCTGACCCGGCATCCGGGGACCGCCACCGCGTCCAGCGTGACCGGGACGAGGTAGTCGAAGGGGCGGTCCAGGTGCGGCAGTGACATGTCCACCGCGACACGCGCCACCGGGAGCGTCTCCGCGGGCTGCTTCGCGCCCTTCTTGCGGCCGCTCTTCCGGCGGGCGGCCGTGGACCGGCCGGACGTCGGGGGATCGTCGGCGGGCACGGGCGACGTCCGTTCCGGGAGGTCGCCCATCCCCGGAAGCACACCCATGTCCACGCCGTCGGTCACGCCTCCGTCCTACCAGACGCTCACGGTCGCGGCGCCACGCCCGCACGGACGGTCCTCACGGCGTGCCGCCCGGAGGCGCCCTAGCCGGTCCGGATCCCGATGAGAACGCCCCGCCTCCCCACCCATCGCGATCCAGGCGTGGGACCA
It encodes:
- the def gene encoding peptide deformylase, whose protein sequence is MAVKPIRLFGDPVLRTPADPVKDFDKELRALVKDLSDTMLEAPGVGLAAPQLGVGLRVFTYYVDDVLGHVVNPTLKLSDDEEEGDEGCLSLPGLVFQAKRAVGVVAKGFNMYGEPIVVEGTHLMARCVQHETDHLDGIIFVDRLDAEQRKAAMKAIREAEWFGEPAPIVKDSPHAMFGKAL
- a CDS encoding primosome assembly protein PriA (binding of PriA to forked DNA starts the assembly of the primosome, also possesses 3'-5' helicase activity), which gives rise to MPNPGHPAAHPAGPETEGEHGRPAEEGDATAPDASVVEEAPRPEPSEERPGEEQAGPAGRDTSRERPGEVAGMTAPGASELPLRAGEERPGSAGRGASRGRRSDGAGVTAPGSPVVEAPPRLVPSSERPLRASEERPGSAGRNTSRDRPGEAAGATAPGPSAVGEPPRLVPSSERPMPADEGRPVAGGASAGRDASRTSAGVEPGPWAAYPAGPSFLDAVEAGRGPRAVWNALPGADWTSAIARAAKATLAGGRGVLIVVADGRDVARVDAALTRELGEGRHVALTAELGPAERYRRWLAVRRGRVRTVVGTRAAIFAPVRDLGLVVLWDDGDDVHAEQHAPYPHAREVLALRAHRAGAGALIGGFTRTTDATQLLAAGWAHPLVPDRERLRASMPYIRPSGDDADLARDEAARSARLPHLAFRTARQGLEHGPVLVQVPRRGYVPALACSRCRGPARCTECEGPLSLRSSHAAPYCRWCGRIAGAWTCPECGGRQVRAVVVGARRTAEELGRAFPGVPIRTSGRDGVLDGVTGEPALVVATPGAEPVAEGGYAAALLLDGWVLLGRADLRAGEEALRRWMNASALVRPRGPVIVLADGSLTTVQALIRWDPVTYAERELAERRDLGFPPAVRMASLTGAPQSVRELVDAAGLPQDAEVLGPVEVGEGQERALVRVERARGVALSRLLKTAQAARSTRKTADVVRVRVDPLELI